One region of Bradyrhizobium betae genomic DNA includes:
- a CDS encoding RraA family protein, which produces MTNSATGPLPASVLEALGRYDTPTICNAMEIVAPERRLIGYTTKQLVCPFPDLPPIVGYARTVAIRSVLKSSLPAEEQSKRRIDYYEYVGTGHGPRISVIQDIDGPDVGYGAFWGEVQSNVHKALGCLGVITDGSIRDIPQWAPGFQALAGSIGPSHAWVHAESFGGEVRVAGMTVKSDDLIHADQHGAIVIPLDIAAKLPEAAELCGRRETPILEIARSPDFSLEKLKAALKRSAEIH; this is translated from the coding sequence GACACCCCGACGATCTGCAATGCCATGGAGATCGTCGCGCCCGAGCGCCGGCTGATCGGCTACACCACCAAGCAACTCGTCTGCCCGTTCCCCGATCTGCCGCCGATCGTCGGTTACGCCCGCACGGTCGCGATCCGCTCGGTGCTGAAATCCTCGCTGCCGGCCGAAGAGCAGTCCAAGCGCCGCATCGACTATTACGAATATGTCGGTACCGGCCACGGTCCGCGCATCTCGGTGATCCAGGACATCGACGGTCCCGATGTCGGCTACGGTGCGTTCTGGGGCGAGGTGCAGAGCAACGTACACAAGGCGCTCGGCTGCCTCGGCGTCATCACCGACGGCTCGATCCGAGACATCCCGCAATGGGCCCCGGGCTTCCAGGCGCTGGCCGGTTCGATCGGCCCGTCGCATGCGTGGGTGCATGCGGAGAGCTTCGGCGGCGAAGTGCGCGTCGCCGGCATGACCGTGAAGTCGGATGACCTCATTCACGCCGACCAGCATGGCGCGATCGTGATCCCGCTCGACATCGCCGCGAAGCTGCCTGAAGCGGCCGAACTCTGCGGCCGCCGCGAGACGCCGATCCTCGAGATTGCCCGCAGCCCCGACTTCTCGCTGGAGAAGCTGAAGGCCGCGCTGAAGCGCTCCGCGGAAATTCACTGA